From Hymenobacter sedentarius, a single genomic window includes:
- a CDS encoding LexA family transcriptional regulator → MINTNLKFCRRELALTQAQMADKLGIKRSLVGAYEEGRAEPRLATLVNMARLFGITLDQLVTTDFSKRKNAKAIGAMRAQEPAAAGTAEDDTDPPTSPAGGKLRVLALTVDKDQNENIELVPQKAAAGYLNGYADPEYLEVLPKFRLPMLSQSGTYRAFEIAGDSMLPITSGTVIVGRYVEDWTTIKDGTPCVVVSSKDGIVFKRVFNKLRSNAMFVLHSDNPNFSPYDINVDDVLEIWEAKSYISSTFPIAELSLERVASLVLDLQQQVALLKKA, encoded by the coding sequence ATGATTAATACCAACCTCAAGTTTTGCCGGCGTGAATTGGCCCTCACGCAGGCCCAGATGGCCGACAAGCTCGGCATCAAACGTTCCCTGGTGGGCGCGTACGAAGAAGGACGCGCCGAGCCCCGGCTCGCCACGCTCGTCAACATGGCGCGCCTGTTTGGCATCACGCTCGACCAGCTGGTGACCACCGACTTTAGCAAACGCAAGAACGCCAAGGCCATTGGGGCCATGCGCGCCCAGGAGCCCGCCGCGGCCGGCACGGCGGAAGACGACACCGACCCGCCCACCTCGCCGGCCGGGGGCAAGCTGCGCGTGCTGGCCCTGACCGTGGACAAGGACCAGAACGAAAACATTGAGCTGGTGCCCCAGAAGGCCGCCGCCGGCTACCTCAACGGCTACGCCGACCCCGAGTACCTCGAGGTATTGCCCAAGTTCCGGCTGCCTATGCTCTCGCAGTCGGGCACGTACCGGGCCTTCGAAATTGCCGGCGACTCCATGCTGCCCATTACCAGCGGCACCGTGATTGTGGGCCGCTACGTGGAGGATTGGACTACCATCAAGGACGGCACGCCGTGCGTGGTGGTGAGCAGCAAGGATGGCATCGTGTTCAAGCGGGTTTTCAATAAGCTGCGCTCGAACGCCATGTTTGTGCTGCACTCCGACAACCCCAACTTCTCGCCCTACGACATCAACGTGGACGACGTGCTCGAAATCTGGGAAGCCAAGAGCTACATCAGTAGCACGTTCCCCATCGCCGAGCTCTCGCTCGAGCGCGTGGCCAGCCTTGTGCTCGACTTGCAGCAGCAAGTTGCCTTGCTCAAAAAGGCGTAA
- the recQ gene encoding DNA helicase RecQ codes for MEEPTRKLGGPQEHIFTTTVRTWDKAKAYARENRKQPTPSEQKLWQYLRAAKLGAKFRRQHAINFFIVDFICLEAKLIIELDGEIHATPDQSEYDVGRTFTLKELGYRELRFTNQQVLNQLDEVLATIAENLKVNTLEYPLGSPSFLERGPGGEVSQNTMPDTLTTATPDLLPAARQALKRYYGYDNFRPMQGEIIQHILAGKDTVVLMPTGGGKSVCFQIPAVVSEGTCIVVSPLIALMKDQVEALKANGIAAAYINSSVGQAEANDIARAAVGGYLKLLYVSPEKLLSDGFLQFLNRVNISLFAIDEAHCISSWGHDFRPEYTQLGQLRTHFPSTPIIALTATADRLTKRDIITQLNLHEPKVFLSSFDRPNINLLVRPGQDRVGAVLDYIARHPQDPGIIYCLSRKTCETISQKLIAKGVKAAHYHAGLTPLQRGKAQEAFLQDDIQVIVATIAFGMGIDKSNVRWVMHYNLPKNIEGYYQEIGRAGRDGAPSTAILFYSFADVMQMREMVTKDVPARQAQLNTAKLERMQQFAEAASCRRKILLNYFSETLGEDCGNCDICRNPPTTFDGTLIAQKALSAVFRSRERVAINLLIDILRGMRNQAVLQGGYDQIKTYGAGRDLPYLDWYSYIHQMLNDGLFYIAYEEGYALKITERGHQVLKGQLTLPLRKFQPSEKAEKPTRAGKKAAVTATIGTPEAQLFDKLRKLRKAIADEQGVPPYVVFSDATLQEMAAERPVSRVGMLGISGVGMKKFETYGESFIKLILEHAGGQYVPSDSDNMFSEPPRPRVAAGARAAVAAADKPVSDSEDATIQFHQMGLTPEDISERRGLALSTVKTHLYNAYAKGRELRIHDFVSDAELAQIFTARAQLGGEPTLRDLFDHLREKYDYFQLRMAALYHKRLRGQ; via the coding sequence ATGGAAGAGCCTACTCGCAAGCTCGGCGGCCCACAAGAGCACATCTTCACCACTACCGTTCGCACCTGGGACAAAGCCAAAGCTTACGCCCGCGAAAACCGGAAGCAGCCAACGCCTTCTGAGCAAAAGCTTTGGCAATACCTGCGAGCTGCTAAGCTGGGCGCTAAGTTCCGACGTCAACATGCCATCAACTTTTTTATCGTTGATTTCATCTGTCTCGAAGCCAAGCTAATCATTGAGTTAGACGGTGAAATACACGCTACGCCAGACCAGTCCGAATACGATGTCGGCCGTACCTTCACGCTAAAGGAATTAGGCTACCGCGAACTGCGTTTCACCAACCAGCAAGTGCTAAATCAATTGGATGAAGTGCTTGCCACCATTGCCGAAAATCTGAAAGTCAACACACTAGAATACCCGCTTGGCTCCCCCTCTTTTTTGGAGAGGGGGCCGGGGGGTGAGGTTTCCCAGAATACCATGCCCGACACCCTTACTACCGCCACGCCCGACCTGCTGCCCGCTGCCCGCCAGGCCCTGAAACGGTATTACGGCTACGACAATTTCCGCCCCATGCAGGGCGAAATCATCCAGCACATCCTGGCGGGCAAAGACACGGTGGTGCTCATGCCTACGGGCGGCGGCAAGTCGGTCTGTTTCCAGATTCCGGCCGTTGTGTCGGAGGGCACGTGCATCGTCGTCTCGCCCCTCATCGCCCTGATGAAGGACCAGGTGGAGGCACTCAAAGCCAACGGAATTGCCGCGGCGTACATCAACAGTAGCGTGGGCCAGGCCGAGGCCAACGACATTGCACGGGCCGCCGTAGGGGGCTACCTCAAGCTGCTGTATGTGTCACCAGAAAAGCTGCTGTCGGATGGCTTTCTGCAGTTTCTAAACCGGGTTAACATCAGCCTCTTTGCTATCGACGAGGCTCACTGTATTTCGAGCTGGGGCCACGATTTCCGGCCCGAGTACACCCAGCTTGGCCAGCTGCGGACGCACTTTCCCAGCACGCCCATCATCGCACTCACGGCCACGGCCGACCGCCTGACGAAGCGCGACATCATCACCCAGCTCAACCTGCACGAGCCCAAGGTGTTCTTGTCCAGCTTCGACCGGCCCAACATCAACCTGCTGGTGCGCCCCGGCCAGGACCGGGTGGGCGCGGTGCTCGACTACATTGCCCGCCACCCGCAGGACCCCGGCATCATCTACTGCCTCTCGCGCAAGACCTGCGAAACCATTTCACAGAAGCTGATTGCCAAAGGCGTGAAGGCCGCTCACTACCACGCTGGCCTCACGCCGCTGCAGCGGGGCAAGGCCCAGGAAGCCTTTTTGCAAGATGATATTCAGGTGATTGTGGCCACCATCGCCTTTGGCATGGGCATCGACAAGAGCAACGTGCGCTGGGTGATGCACTACAACCTGCCCAAGAACATCGAAGGCTACTACCAGGAAATCGGCCGTGCCGGCCGCGACGGCGCCCCCAGTACCGCCATCCTGTTCTACAGCTTCGCCGACGTGATGCAGATGCGGGAGATGGTGACCAAGGACGTGCCCGCGCGCCAGGCTCAGCTCAACACGGCCAAGCTCGAGCGCATGCAGCAGTTTGCCGAAGCCGCCTCCTGCCGCCGCAAAATCCTGCTCAACTACTTCTCCGAAACGCTGGGCGAAGACTGCGGCAACTGCGACATCTGCCGCAACCCGCCCACCACGTTCGACGGGACGCTTATTGCCCAAAAGGCGCTGTCGGCGGTGTTCCGCAGCCGCGAGCGGGTGGCCATCAATTTGCTCATCGACATCCTGCGCGGCATGCGCAACCAGGCCGTGCTGCAAGGCGGCTATGACCAAATCAAGACCTACGGCGCAGGCCGCGATCTGCCGTACCTGGACTGGTACAGCTACATCCACCAGATGCTGAACGACGGCCTGTTCTACATCGCCTACGAGGAAGGCTACGCCCTGAAAATCACCGAGCGCGGCCACCAGGTGCTGAAAGGCCAGCTCACCTTGCCGCTCCGCAAGTTCCAGCCCTCGGAGAAAGCTGAGAAGCCGACCCGCGCCGGCAAGAAGGCGGCCGTTACGGCCACAATTGGTACGCCCGAAGCGCAGCTGTTCGATAAGCTCCGCAAGCTGCGGAAGGCCATTGCCGACGAGCAGGGCGTGCCGCCTTACGTGGTGTTCTCCGATGCTACGCTGCAGGAAATGGCGGCCGAGCGGCCGGTGAGCCGCGTGGGCATGCTCGGGATTTCGGGCGTGGGCATGAAGAAGTTCGAAACCTACGGCGAGTCCTTCATCAAGCTCATTTTGGAGCACGCCGGCGGTCAATACGTGCCCTCCGATTCCGACAACATGTTCAGCGAGCCGCCGCGCCCCCGGGTGGCGGCGGGCGCCCGCGCCGCCGTGGCAGCGGCCGACAAGCCCGTGAGCGACTCCGAGGACGCCACCATCCAGTTTCACCAGATGGGCCTCACGCCCGAGGACATTTCCGAGCGCCGCGGCCTCGCGCTGAGCACCGTGAAAACGCACCTTTACAATGCCTACGCCAAAGGCCGCGAGCTGCGCATCCACGATTTTGTGAGCGATGCTGAATTAGCTCAGATTTTTACGGCCCGGGCCCAGCTCGGTGGCGAGCCCACGTTACGCGACTTGTTTGACCACCTGCGTGAGAAGTATGACTACTTCCAGTTGCGCATGGCGGCCCTGTACCACAAGCGGTTGCGTGGGCAATAA
- a CDS encoding THUMP domain-containing class I SAM-dependent RNA methyltransferase yields MHLTATTQFGLEELLADELYHLGADITHIGSRAVEFIGDHRLLYEVALWSRLSMRLLRPFAAFHAPDEKGLYREVSRIDWADFIGPGQTFAITAVVNRSTFEHSLFVAQLTKDAIVDQFRERNGSRPDVDTRNPDIRLHLRMSENEVILSLDAAGDSLHRRGYRQHTNEAPLNEVLAAGLVLLSGWDAKKPLIDPMCGSATILTEAGLLAQRIAPGLFHQGKFGFENWYDFDPELWNQVREEAKAQRLEEPQAYIAGSDLDPKVIDMAAANITAAGLEDCIRLSVRDVKDATPPKNQEPGIVITNPPYGERIGEEAEMAALYKTIGDALKANFQGYDAFVFTGNLEAAKSIGLKTARRTPLYNGPIDCRLLKYELYRGSRREPKAV; encoded by the coding sequence ATGCACCTTACCGCCACCACCCAGTTCGGCCTGGAAGAATTGCTCGCCGACGAGCTGTACCACCTCGGGGCCGACATCACGCACATCGGCTCGCGCGCCGTCGAGTTTATCGGCGACCACCGCCTGCTGTACGAAGTGGCCTTGTGGAGCCGGCTGTCGATGCGCCTGCTGCGCCCCTTCGCCGCCTTCCACGCCCCCGACGAAAAAGGCCTGTACCGCGAAGTGAGCCGCATCGATTGGGCTGATTTCATTGGGCCCGGCCAAACCTTCGCCATCACGGCGGTGGTCAACCGCTCCACGTTCGAGCACTCGCTGTTCGTGGCCCAGCTCACCAAAGATGCCATCGTGGACCAGTTTCGGGAGCGCAACGGCAGCCGCCCCGACGTGGACACCCGCAACCCCGACATCCGCCTGCACCTGCGCATGTCGGAAAACGAAGTCATCCTCAGCCTCGACGCGGCCGGCGACTCGCTGCACCGTCGCGGCTACCGCCAGCACACCAACGAGGCCCCGCTGAACGAAGTGCTGGCCGCCGGCCTCGTGCTGCTCTCGGGCTGGGACGCCAAGAAGCCGCTTATCGACCCCATGTGCGGCTCGGCCACCATCCTCACCGAAGCCGGGCTGCTGGCCCAGCGCATCGCGCCCGGCCTGTTTCACCAGGGCAAGTTCGGGTTTGAAAACTGGTACGACTTCGACCCCGAGCTCTGGAACCAGGTGCGCGAAGAAGCCAAAGCCCAGCGCCTCGAAGAGCCCCAGGCCTACATCGCCGGCTCCGACCTCGACCCCAAAGTCATTGACATGGCCGCCGCCAACATCACCGCTGCCGGCCTGGAAGACTGCATCCGCCTCTCGGTGCGCGACGTGAAAGACGCCACGCCCCCCAAGAACCAAGAGCCCGGCATCGTCATCACTAACCCGCCCTACGGCGAGCGCATCGGGGAGGAGGCCGAAATGGCGGCCCTCTACAAAACCATCGGCGATGCGCTTAAGGCCAACTTCCAGGGCTACGATGCCTTCGTGTTCACCGGAAATCTGGAAGCGGCCAAGAGTATTGGGCTGAAAACGGCGCGCCGCACCCCGCTCTACAACGGCCCGATAGACTGCCGCTTGCTGAAGTACGAGCTGTACCGCGGGTCGCGGCGGGAGCCGAAAGCGGTGTAA
- a CDS encoding sugar MFS transporter encodes MATAPLITSANTAAPTRSYAGPMVLMTTLFFLFGAVTNFNDVLMPYLKDVCQLTDLQSSAVQSAFFGAYFLMSLPAGWVLKKLGYQRGIVVGLLVMAGGALLFVPAADSRAFGLFLTALATLGAGITLLQVAANPYVSVLGPARNAAARVSIVGVANNFGGSLSPLVGGLVLFGGSVALKARLAALPMSQRLGEEAQLVKGPYVGLAVFLVVLAAVFFFLVKLPEIESMEPESDVRGAELTEDGKLQVVHRESALGFPHLVLGVVAIFVYVGVEVGLGSFLIRYGESQGIQQLSAFTQSLVRGLNVATNYTLVLFGQEPSPIDTSAGFTKAVGAVLVSSYWFGSLVGRLVGIPLLLKFHNRALLIAVCAAGAALVGASLLSHGETALWLIVLCGLMNSIMWPVIFPLAITGLGRFTKQGSSYLIMAIVGGAIIPPLMGWLATNGGGLHVAFVVPMLCYLYLLFYALSGYRVR; translated from the coding sequence ATGGCAACCGCACCCCTTATTACTTCTGCTAACACCGCCGCACCCACCCGCTCCTACGCCGGGCCCATGGTGCTGATGACGACGCTGTTCTTCCTGTTCGGCGCCGTCACCAACTTCAACGACGTGCTCATGCCCTACCTCAAGGACGTGTGCCAGCTCACCGATTTGCAGTCGTCGGCGGTGCAGTCGGCCTTTTTTGGGGCGTATTTTCTTATGTCTTTGCCCGCCGGCTGGGTGCTCAAGAAATTGGGTTACCAGCGCGGCATTGTGGTGGGCCTGCTCGTGATGGCGGGAGGCGCCCTGTTGTTTGTGCCGGCCGCCGACTCGCGGGCCTTCGGGCTGTTTCTCACGGCCCTGGCCACCTTGGGCGCTGGCATCACGCTGCTGCAAGTAGCGGCCAACCCCTACGTCAGCGTTTTGGGGCCGGCGCGCAATGCCGCGGCCCGGGTGAGCATCGTGGGCGTGGCCAACAACTTTGGCGGCAGCCTTTCGCCCTTGGTGGGCGGACTGGTGCTGTTCGGCGGCTCGGTGGCGCTGAAGGCGCGGCTGGCGGCCCTGCCAATGTCCCAACGCCTGGGCGAGGAGGCGCAGCTTGTAAAAGGTCCTTACGTTGGGCTGGCGGTGTTTTTGGTGGTCCTGGCGGCCGTTTTTTTCTTCTTGGTGAAGCTGCCTGAGATTGAAAGCATGGAGCCCGAAAGCGACGTCAGAGGCGCCGAGTTGACTGAGGATGGCAAGCTACAGGTGGTGCACCGCGAAAGTGCCCTCGGCTTCCCGCACCTCGTGCTGGGCGTGGTGGCCATTTTCGTGTATGTCGGCGTCGAGGTTGGGCTGGGCTCGTTCCTTATTCGCTACGGCGAGTCGCAAGGCATTCAGCAGCTTTCGGCCTTTACCCAAAGCCTGGTGCGCGGGCTAAACGTGGCCACCAACTACACGCTGGTGCTGTTTGGGCAGGAGCCCTCTCCCATTGATACCTCGGCCGGCTTCACCAAAGCGGTAGGCGCGGTGCTGGTTTCGTCGTACTGGTTTGGCTCGCTGGTGGGCCGCTTGGTGGGCATCCCGCTGCTGCTGAAATTCCACAACCGCGCGCTGCTCATTGCCGTGTGCGCAGCCGGTGCGGCGCTGGTGGGCGCTTCTTTATTGAGCCACGGCGAAACCGCCCTATGGCTCATCGTGCTCTGCGGCCTGATGAACTCCATCATGTGGCCGGTCATCTTCCCGCTGGCTATCACGGGCCTGGGCCGGTTCACCAAGCAGGGCTCGTCTTACCTGATTATGGCCATCGTGGGCGGCGCCATCATCCCCCCGCTGATGGGCTGGCTCGCCACCAACGGCGGTGGACTGCACGTGGCCTTTGTGGTGCCCATGCTGTGCTACCTGTACCTGCTCTTTTACGCCCTGAGCGGCTACCGCGTGCGGTAA
- a CDS encoding RNA 2'-phosphotransferase, whose translation MDPKQTIRLSKFLSRHLRHAPAAIGLTLQEGGWVGVGELLAACAAHGVCLNQEQLAQLVAASDKQRFAFDASGERIRAQQGHSVAVDLQLTPVEPPAILYHGTAPAALPTILREGLHKMNRHHVHLSPDVETARRVGARRGRPVLLAIDAKALHEAGGVFYQSGNGVWLIDHVPPEYLKER comes from the coding sequence ATGGACCCCAAGCAAACCATTCGCCTCAGCAAGTTTCTGAGCCGCCACCTGCGCCATGCGCCCGCGGCCATCGGCCTCACCCTGCAGGAAGGCGGCTGGGTAGGGGTAGGTGAGCTGCTGGCGGCCTGCGCCGCGCACGGCGTCTGCCTTAATCAGGAGCAGTTAGCTCAACTGGTAGCGGCCAGCGACAAACAGCGCTTTGCCTTCGATGCCAGCGGCGAGCGAATTCGGGCTCAGCAAGGCCACAGCGTGGCGGTTGATTTGCAGCTCACGCCGGTTGAGCCACCGGCTATTCTTTACCATGGCACGGCCCCGGCCGCGCTGCCCACGATTCTACGCGAGGGCCTGCACAAGATGAATCGCCACCACGTGCACCTCTCGCCCGATGTTGAAACAGCCCGCCGCGTAGGCGCCCGCCGGGGCCGCCCCGTGCTCCTGGCCATTGACGCCAAGGCGCTCCACGAAGCCGGGGGTGTGTTTTACCAGTCCGGCAACGGCGTGTGGCTAATAGACCATGTGCCGCCAGAGTACCTGAAGGAGCGGTAA
- the murB gene encoding UDP-N-acetylmuramate dehydrogenase, with product MMPALEQHVSLRPYNTFGLDVQARYFARFTSADELRQLLQLPEVQASDKLILGGGSNLLFTQDFDGVVLKNEIRGLEIMSEDPDTNTALVRAGAGESWHGLVEYSLDQDLSGIENLSLIPGTVGAAPLQNIGAYGAELRDTFDHLEAVELATGELRIFTAGECGFGYRESVFKNTLKNQYVVTAVVLRLHRQAKPAGYAPNVRYGAITETLAELGIEGEPTPQDVSRAVVHIRRSKLPDPAQVGNAGSFFKNPEISQAKFDHLKSEYPELPGYPVPGGMKVPAAWLIERAGWKGLRRGPGEGTHGVHDRQALVLVHHGGATGNELRQLAEEIIASVRQQFGVELHPEVNIL from the coding sequence ATGATGCCTGCCCTCGAACAACACGTTTCCCTACGCCCCTACAACACCTTCGGCCTCGACGTGCAGGCCCGCTATTTTGCCCGCTTCACCTCGGCCGACGAGCTGCGCCAACTCCTGCAGCTGCCCGAAGTGCAGGCCTCGGACAAGCTCATCCTCGGCGGCGGCTCCAACCTGCTGTTTACCCAGGACTTCGATGGCGTGGTGCTGAAAAATGAAATCCGTGGGCTGGAAATCATGAGTGAAGACCCCGACACCAATACCGCGCTGGTACGGGCCGGCGCCGGCGAAAGCTGGCACGGCCTGGTCGAATACTCCCTCGACCAGGACCTGAGCGGCATCGAAAACCTCTCGCTCATTCCGGGCACGGTGGGCGCGGCCCCGCTCCAGAACATCGGCGCTTACGGCGCCGAGCTGCGCGACACCTTCGACCACCTCGAAGCCGTTGAGCTGGCCACCGGCGAGCTGCGCATCTTCACGGCCGGCGAGTGCGGCTTCGGCTACCGCGAAAGCGTGTTCAAGAACACCCTCAAAAACCAGTACGTGGTGACGGCCGTGGTGCTGCGCCTGCACCGCCAGGCCAAGCCCGCCGGGTATGCACCCAACGTGCGCTACGGCGCCATCACCGAAACGCTGGCCGAGCTGGGCATCGAAGGCGAGCCCACGCCGCAGGACGTGAGCCGGGCCGTGGTGCACATCCGCCGCTCCAAGCTGCCCGACCCGGCGCAGGTCGGCAACGCGGGCTCCTTCTTTAAGAACCCGGAGATTTCCCAGGCCAAGTTCGACCACCTCAAAAGCGAGTACCCCGAACTGCCCGGCTACCCCGTACCCGGCGGCATGAAGGTGCCCGCCGCTTGGCTCATCGAGCGGGCCGGCTGGAAGGGCCTGCGCCGCGGCCCCGGCGAAGGCACCCACGGCGTGCACGACCGTCAGGCCCTGGTGCTGGTGCACCACGGCGGCGCCACCGGCAACGAGCTGCGCCAGCTGGCCGAGGAGATAATCGCCTCCGTGCGTCAGCAATTCGGCGTGGAGCTGCACCCTGAAGTTAACATTTTGTGA
- a CDS encoding phospholipase D-like domain-containing protein yields the protein MKKFTLLALLACATSWHAVKAQTPITIAAARAQAPTTNTTAGPTVTVTGIVTNGNELGSTVSTIRYIQDGTAGIGVYTSTSGTTGALIGSLVPGDSILVTGGLKMFRGLLEIDPVSSVTVLAGNRKVPAPVVFTAANFTDAYAEKYEGMLVRLNGLTSVNTTGGALVTAFTANTTYRLNNNSTLVTYVNANSTGPNGLVGKPSPTGTFDAVGVLSQYASTSASTTGGYQLLNRTYADFIQGNTPNLTSSPVPSDITTTGFTVSFNTQNSGDTQVLYSTSPTLSPATTVTAAGQQGTQHSVAISGLLPATVYYVQAVSVNATGRSESRVTPMITASLSSGRMKTYFTNTVDNTLALPNNNAVYLPSGHVADTLAAYIDRAQQTLDITIYNWNSPVILTAVNAAYARGVQVRVIYEDDNSNFSIAQLTPAIPRIFRPAQAGSTGSAIMHNKFVVIDANSTNVNRPMVWTGSTNWTPAQLSTDRNNVVTIQDQSLARVYTMEFEEMWGSTTATAGTALFGSRKTDNTPHYLVIGSKKVESWFSPTDNVNARLIETIRTADYDLHVLSMLVTRTDIGRAIADQVTLRNIAQCSDGLTNDTSGVAGFVFRTIRGGGLGNRYLYDHLTGIMHHKTLIVDAGASQSDPTVFVGSHNWTASADTENDENTLVIHDARITNQYYQEYAARIANQNQGITACRLVLATRAGTVQASTMQAYPNPTRGSFDLRLASTTARTASIVLRDVTGRVVLERTQSYTGADLTIDATFLKSGLYMVQVTTPESVQTSRVVVE from the coding sequence ATGAAGAAATTTACTCTGCTGGCCTTGCTGGCGTGCGCTACTTCGTGGCACGCCGTCAAAGCCCAAACCCCCATTACCATCGCGGCGGCGCGGGCCCAGGCCCCTACCACCAACACCACCGCTGGGCCCACCGTGACCGTGACCGGCATCGTGACCAACGGCAACGAACTGGGCTCCACCGTGAGCACCATCCGTTACATTCAGGACGGCACCGCGGGCATTGGCGTGTACACCTCCACCAGCGGCACCACCGGCGCCCTGATTGGCAGCCTAGTGCCCGGCGACAGCATCCTGGTAACGGGGGGCTTGAAAATGTTCCGCGGCTTGCTGGAAATCGACCCGGTGAGTTCCGTTACGGTGCTGGCCGGCAACCGCAAAGTGCCTGCGCCGGTGGTGTTCACGGCCGCTAATTTCACCGATGCCTATGCCGAGAAGTACGAAGGCATGCTGGTGCGTCTGAACGGGCTAACGTCGGTGAATACCACCGGGGGCGCCCTGGTTACGGCCTTCACCGCCAACACCACCTACCGCCTGAACAACAACTCCACGCTGGTGACCTACGTCAACGCCAACTCTACTGGCCCCAACGGCCTGGTGGGCAAGCCCAGCCCCACAGGCACGTTCGACGCGGTGGGCGTGCTGAGCCAGTACGCCTCTACTTCTGCCAGCACCACGGGCGGCTACCAGCTGCTCAACCGCACCTACGCCGACTTTATCCAGGGCAACACGCCCAACCTGACCAGCAGCCCCGTGCCGTCCGACATCACGACCACGGGCTTCACGGTGAGCTTCAACACCCAGAACAGCGGCGATACCCAGGTGCTGTATTCCACTTCGCCCACGCTCTCGCCGGCTACCACCGTCACGGCCGCCGGCCAGCAGGGCACCCAGCATTCGGTGGCCATCAGCGGCCTGCTGCCCGCCACGGTGTATTACGTGCAAGCCGTTTCGGTAAACGCCACCGGCCGCTCCGAGTCGCGCGTGACGCCCATGATTACGGCGTCGCTCTCGTCGGGCCGCATGAAAACCTACTTCACCAACACGGTGGACAACACCCTGGCCTTGCCCAACAACAACGCCGTGTACCTGCCCAGCGGCCACGTGGCCGACACCCTGGCCGCCTACATCGACCGGGCCCAGCAGACGCTCGACATCACCATCTACAACTGGAACAGTCCCGTGATTCTCACGGCCGTAAACGCCGCCTACGCCCGCGGCGTGCAGGTGCGGGTTATCTACGAAGACGACAACTCCAACTTTAGCATCGCCCAGCTCACGCCCGCCATTCCGCGCATCTTCCGCCCGGCCCAGGCCGGCAGCACGGGCAGCGCCATCATGCACAATAAGTTTGTGGTGATAGACGCCAATAGCACCAACGTCAACCGCCCCATGGTCTGGACCGGCTCCACCAACTGGACCCCGGCCCAGCTCAGCACCGACCGCAACAACGTGGTCACCATTCAGGACCAGAGCCTGGCCCGGGTGTACACCATGGAGTTTGAGGAAATGTGGGGCAGCACCACGGCCACGGCCGGCACCGCCCTGTTTGGCTCGCGCAAAACCGACAACACGCCCCACTACCTCGTCATTGGCAGTAAGAAAGTGGAGTCGTGGTTCTCGCCCACCGACAACGTGAATGCCCGCCTCATCGAGACTATTCGCACCGCCGACTACGACCTGCACGTGCTGTCGATGCTCGTTACCCGCACCGACATTGGCCGCGCCATCGCCGACCAGGTCACGCTGCGCAACATTGCTCAATGCTCCGACGGTCTCACCAATGACACCAGCGGCGTGGCCGGCTTCGTGTTCCGCACCATCCGGGGCGGCGGCCTGGGCAACCGCTACCTCTACGACCACCTCACCGGCATCATGCACCACAAAACCCTGATTGTGGATGCCGGCGCTTCGCAGTCGGACCCCACGGTGTTCGTGGGCTCGCACAACTGGACGGCCTCGGCCGACACGGAGAACGACGAAAACACGCTCGTCATCCACGACGCCCGCATCACCAACCAGTACTACCAGGAGTATGCCGCCCGCATTGCCAACCAAAACCAGGGCATCACGGCGTGCCGCCTCGTGCTGGCCACCCGCGCCGGCACTGTGCAGGCCAGCACCATGCAGGCCTACCCCAACCCCACGCGCGGCAGCTTTGACCTGCGCCTGGCCAGCACCACGGCTCGCACCGCCAGCATTGTGTTGCGCGATGTAACCGGACGCGTGGTGCTCGAGCGCACCCAGTCCTACACCGGCGCCGACCTGACCATCGACGCAACGTTTCTGAAGTCGGGCCTGTACATGGTGCAGGTAACGACGCCGGAGTCGGTGCAAACCAGCCGCGTGGTAGTGGAGTAA